CGCCCGGGAAGGGCTCGAGGCGAGACTCCAGATTGAGGGACCCGTCACGCTCGATCTGGAGCCGGTCCGACTCCTCGAAAATGCTCTGGAGAGTTTGGGCGGGTTTGCGTCGTTGAACGAGTCCCCCGGCGTGGGGTCCACGCTCAGGCTCCAGTTCCCCATGGCGCGGTCGCTCCGGAGCTTCCTGATCGTGGAGGCGGGGGGGCAGCGAATCGCGCTCCCGTGGAGCGCGATCGAGCGAATCTATTCGAGCGACGCGGATCCGGCCTGGACATCGGCCGCCAACCCCGGTCGGATCTACTCGCTCGCGGCGCTCTTCGGCCGGGATCCCGTCCGGGGGTCCGAGGCGACCCCGCCGACCCAGTCATCGGGCTCCCGCGCCGCGACGGGCGGCGAGGGGCACCCGCTGGCCGTGCTTCGGTCCGGGAGCGGTTCGGCGGTCGTCAGCTTCGACCGGCTTGTATGGCGCGAGAACGCCCGGCTGAAGCCCCTTCCTCCGAGGCTCTTTCCCGTCGAGGAGGTCCTCGGAGGCATCATGACCCCCGATTCGGGCATCACGCTCGTGCTGAGTCCGGGCGCGCTCTTGAAGCGCGCCCGCATGGAAGGCGGGGCCTCGTGAGAGCGCTCCAGATCGAGCGCGTCGGTCCGCGCGAGGATTTCCACTTCGCGCTCCGGGGAGTCGTCGATGCCGAAGGGGCGCGCTCCATCGACCGGCTCCTCCTGAATTGCCAGGGACGAAGCGCGCCGCGCGTCCGGCTCGACTTCACACATGTCGAGAGCATCTCGAGCCTCGGCATCTCGGTCTTGAGCCGGTGGGGGCGCGTCTACGAAAAGACCGAGCGACGAATCGAGCTGAACGGCCTGGCCCCCGAGGTCCGGGCGACGCTTCATCAATCCGAGGCGATCGTCTACCTCGCGAACGCGCGCCCGTCGGCTCCCGCGCCGGCGCCCGATGCCCGCCGCGTGGACGTCCCCGAGGCCGTGCTCGAGCCGGTCCCGGTGAGGCCCTACCTCGCCCCGCCGGTGGACCCTCCCGCGGGTCCCGAGCTGGCTTCGCTCCAATCGAAGCTCAAGCGAAAGATCGTCGAGTTCCGAAACCTGTTCGAGATCACCCAGGCGCTCAACCTCGCGCAGGACCTGGACGAGGTCCTGAACCTCTTCGGCTTGAGCGTCATGGGTCAGTTCGGACTGGAGCGCCTCGCGCTTTTCCTGAGCGATCCCGACAGGAACGGGGATTTGGTTCCTCGTCACGTGCGCGGGTTCGCGCAGAACCATTTTCAGGATTTCTCCGTCCCGTGGACCGCGTTTCGAAAGTTCGCTCCCGATCGCTCGTTCGTGACCCTCCACGACATGGAGGGCAAGCAGAACGGCGCGGAAGAGATCGAAGCGCTTCGGGAATCGGGATTCGAATGGGGAATCCTGCTCTGGGTGCGTCGCGATCTCGAGGGCGTGCTCTTCCTGGGAGGCCGCGGCAGCAGGAAGAGGTTCGAGGAGGACGAGCGCGACCTCCTGACCATTCTTTCCCACCAGGGAGCCGTGGCGATTTCAAACGCAAGGGTCCAGCGGGCCCAGGAGGAGCGAAATCTCGGGCTCGTGCGGGGGATGATGGCGCTGATCGAGAGCCGCGACGGATACGCGAAGGGCAGCACCGAGCGCGTCGTCCGGTACGTGAGCGCGGTGGCGCGGCTCCTGGATTATCCGAAGGAGTACTTGAAATCGCTCGTGTACGGGGCGGTGCTCCGCGATATCGGGATGATCACCGTGAGCGGGCTTATCTTGAAAAACCCCGCGCACCTGTCGGAAGAGGAATGGGCGCTCATCAAGCAGCATCCGCTTCGCGGGGCCCAGATCCTCGAGGAGATGAACTTCCCCAAGGAAGTGATCGCGATCGTCTTGAATCATCACGAGCGCTGGGGAGGGGAAGGATACCCGAACGGTATTCGCGGCCAGGACATTCCGCTCGGCGCGCGCATCGTGTCGCTTGTGGACGCCTACGTCGCGATGACGAGCGAGCGGCCCTATCGGCGGGCGCTCCCCTATGAGAAGGCCCGGCAGGTGATCGCGGAGAACTGGGGAAGCCCCTTCGACCCGAGCGTCATCGAAGTGTTCCTGACCGTCCTCGACAAGATCGAACGCCGTACCCGCCTCAAGGCGGGCCAACCGCTGGCCGAAGTGACCGGGACCGGCACGGACGCCGGACCGACGTCCGCCGGCGACTCGGTCCTGGACCCGCTCTCCTCGGGCGCGACGATTCCGCCTGAGAAGGACTCCGCATCCGACGCCGCCGCGGGAACCGGGTCCGGACCCACGATGGAGGCGGGAAGGCGCCGATGACCCCCGAGAGCTTGAAGCCGGCCCTGGAGGCGCGCGAAGGCAAGCAGAAGCGAACGATCCTCGTCGTCGACGATGACCGGCGCGTCGTGGATCTCCTGCAAATCTCCCTGTCGCAGAACGGCTACCAGGTCACGACCGCTTCGACCGGCGAGGAAGCGCTCGAGGCCGTGCGCCGGGAGATACCGGATCTGATCATTCTCGACTTGAGGCTCCCCAAGAAGAACGGGTACGAGGTCTGCGCGGCGCTGAAGAGCTCGAAGGAGACCGTCGCGGTCCCGGTCATCATGGTCTCCGCGACCGCGGAGGTCGACGCGCGCCTCCAGGGCCTCATGCACGGCGCGGACGATTACCTGACGAAGCCGTTTTCGCCGAAAGAGCTTCTGATCAAGGTGCGCCGCATTTTCGAGAGGATGGAGAAAACCGAGGTCCTGAGCGTCAAGAACCGGGAGCTCGAGACCGAGGTGGCTCGGAACCGCGAGGACCTGGTGGTTCGCAACAAGGAGCTCCGGTTCCAGGTGTTCAGCCTCGAGACCCTGATGGGTCTTACCCACCAGCTCAATTCCTCCCTCGATCTCGATTCGCTCATGGGGACCGTCATTCTGAGCGTCGTGGGCCAGCTTCGCGTGAACTCCGCCTGCCTGTTCCTCACCGACTCGCGCGAGAACCCGAAGCGGCTGGATGCCTGGACGTTCAAGGGCGTTAAGGAGGATCTGGTTCGTTCCATCACGTTCCGCTACGAGGATGATTTTGTCCAGGCGATCCGGCCGGTCGAAGGCGAGGAAGCGCGGCCGATCCGGCTGCAAGACCTGTCGGAGGATCCCTCCCTCGAGCGCGACGTGGGACCTCTCTACGCCGCCGGGTTCACGCTCGTGTGCCCGGTCGTGATG
The genomic region above belongs to Candidatus Eisenbacteria bacterium and contains:
- a CDS encoding STAS domain-containing protein gives rise to the protein MARERPAEAPSSEALSRRGGPRRHHDPRFGHHARAESGRALEARPHGRRGLVRALQIERVGPREDFHFALRGVVDAEGARSIDRLLLNCQGRSAPRVRLDFTHVESISSLGISVLSRWGRVYEKTERRIELNGLAPEVRATLHQSEAIVYLANARPSAPAPAPDARRVDVPEAVLEPVPVRPYLAPPVDPPAGPELASLQSKLKRKIVEFRNLFEITQALNLAQDLDEVLNLFGLSVMGQFGLERLALFLSDPDRNGDLVPRHVRGFAQNHFQDFSVPWTAFRKFAPDRSFVTLHDMEGKQNGAEEIEALRESGFEWGILLWVRRDLEGVLFLGGRGSRKRFEEDERDLLTILSHQGAVAISNARVQRAQEERNLGLVRGMMALIESRDGYAKGSTERVVRYVSAVARLLDYPKEYLKSLVYGAVLRDIGMITVSGLILKNPAHLSEEEWALIKQHPLRGAQILEEMNFPKEVIAIVLNHHERWGGEGYPNGIRGQDIPLGARIVSLVDAYVAMTSERPYRRALPYEKARQVIAENWGSPFDPSVIEVFLTVLDKIERRTRLKAGQPLAEVTGTGTDAGPTSAGDSVLDPLSSGATIPPEKDSASDAAAGTGSGPTMEAGRRR
- a CDS encoding response regulator; this encodes MTPESLKPALEAREGKQKRTILVVDDDRRVVDLLQISLSQNGYQVTTASTGEEALEAVRREIPDLIILDLRLPKKNGYEVCAALKSSKETVAVPVIMVSATAEVDARLQGLMHGADDYLTKPFSPKELLIKVRRIFERMEKTEVLSVKNRELETEVARNREDLVVRNKELRFQVFSLETLMGLTHQLNSSLDLDSLMGTVILSVVGQLRVNSACLFLTDSRENPKRLDAWTFKGVKEDLVRSITFRYEDDFVQAIRPVEGEEARPIRLQDLSEDPSLERDVGPLYAAGFTLVCPVVMKQKLTAILAVGEKVSGQDFQSTDLEMVKALSESAGIAIENARLFKDLQDTYLATVRVLVSTIEAKDPYTHGHTERVAQYAVGIAKAMGFSSDEIQTIQLGAILHDIGKLHTSDSILHKPGALTDEEWRLVKAHPVRGAQMLQGVKFLEKATDLVRHHHERVDGKGYPDGLSGDEITIGAKIVNVADAFDAMTTERPYRSGLSVDQAVAQLQEKAGTQFAAEVVEVFVGALRDGSIQLIRNTRAFDDSARATISGDRGR